The genomic segment AACATCATCTGCGACGCACCGATCAAGAGCGCGCTGTTGCGCTCGTGATCGGCCGGCACACGGAATGCGGGCGCCGAGGCCATCATCGTGAGGAGAAGGAGAAGCGTGATCACGTCCGGATCCGACCCGTGCGCAGAACGAACTGGACACCCGGACACGTCCGGGCGCGACGGCGGCCACGAGAGATCCGGAGAGAACCCCGACGCTGGGGACGACGGCGAGTCGCGAGAGGGCACTCCGTGGCCGCGCGTAGGCGGCGGCCGAGTACAACGTAGCAAATCGCAGCCGTTCCGCAGATCGACCGCCGGGCGGTTCGGGGTTGGCAGCGGCCGCTCCGGCGTGTTCAGCTATGGGGTCCCCCATCGAGGAGGCCGCCGTGACCCACGAACGCCACGTCGTCTTCGGATGCAACGGCACGGTCGGCCGCGGCCTGCTCGAGCAGATCGTCGCCGCTGGCCACGATGCCGTCGCCGTGGCCCGGAGCGGAATGACCGACCCTCCCACCGGCGTGACCGTCGAGAGAGCCGACGCCGCGGACCGCGACCGGGCAGCACAGGTGTCCCGTGGGGCCGACGTGATCCACGTGGCGATCGGGATACCGTATCCGCAGTGGGCCGAGCGGTTCCCGCCCGTGCTCGAAGGCGTCCTGCACGCCGCGAAGGTCTCCGGCGCTCGCTTCGTCTGGACCGACAACCTGTACTGCTACGGCCCGCGCGACGAGCCGCTGCGCGAGGACATGGCACCGACCCACCACGGCCGCAAACCCGCTCTGCGCGCGCGCATGGTCGAGCGCATGCTCGAGGCCCACGAACGGGGTGACACACGGGTGGCGATCGTCCGCGCGAGTGACTTCATCGGCCCACGTGCGCATCAGGCCATGCTCGGCGACCCGTTCTTCTCACGCGTCCTGAAGGGCAAAGCTGCACAGTTCCTCGGCGATCCGGACCTCCCGCACACCTATACCCATGTTCCGGACCTCGTCCGTGCCCAGATGCGGATCGCGGCCGACGAGGACGCCTTCGGCCGCGCCTGGCACGTCCCGAATCCACCCACGCGCACCACCCGCGCGATCATGAACGACGTCTTCGCCCGGATCGGGCGCGAGCCGAAGATCCAGACCATGCCCGGTTGGATGCTGCGGATCGCCGGACTGTTCGACCCGACGATGCGCGAGCTCCACGAACTCCTGTACCAGTGGAAGCGTCCCTTCGTCGTCGATGACTCCGATTTCCGGTCCCGTTACGATCTCGGGGCCACGGCCTGGGACGAGATCCTCGACACCACGCTCGACTACTTCCGCCGTGTCGAAGCGGCCGAGGGGAAACGATGAACCGTACCGGCACGCCGCCACTCGCGATCGTACTGGCCACGATCCTCGAAGTGCCGAGCATCGGGGAGCTGGGCACGTACTGATCCGCGACACCGCGTGCGTGCCGATCGCTTGGTCGGCGTGTATGCTGCGCGGATCGGATCCGTGCCCCGACCCTCCGACCCCGAAGTCTCCGCTCGTGCAGACCTGGCTCGCCCTCGCCCTGCAGACCCGTCGCGACGAAGTGCGCGACGACGCCGACCTGCGTGCTCGGGACCGCGCGGTGGCCCGGACCCTGCCCGACTCCGGGCGAGGGGCGCGCGCACGCATCGAGGCATGGCTCGAGGCGGTCCTGACGGCCGAAGATCGCGAGACGATCCGTCGTGTCGACGGAGGTCTGCGGGCATTGCGTCTGCTGCTGAGCGTCATCGGTCTGGTGGCCGGCATGGGCACGGCGGCCGTGGTCTTCTACTACGACGGCAGTCAGCCGATCAACGTGCTGCCGGCACTCGCCGTGTTCGTGGTGCTGCCGCTGCTCACGCTCCTGGCCTTCCTGATCTCGGCCCTTCCCCCCGGTATCCTTCGGCGCGTGCCGGGGTCGGCGGGGCTGCAGCAGAGCCTGCTCGCTCTGGGCAGTGCCTTCGCCGGCGCGCTGCTGCGGCTGCTGCCCCAGCGGGTGCGCGACGCGCTCACCCAGGCCTTCGGTGCGGGGCGCGCACACCAGCGTCTGTTCGGACGCGTGCAGAAGTGGTTGTTGCTCGGTGCGCTGCAACGCATGGCCGTGGCCTTCCACGTTGGCGCGATCCTCTGGTTCGCGGCACGGGTGTTCGTGACGGACCTGGGCTTCACCTGGAGTGCCACGGCCGAGGCCGTCACACCCGACCGGGTCCACGCCTTCGTCCAGGCGCTGGCGTGGCCGTGGCATGCGTGGGCACCCGATGCGGTTCCTTCGTTGCGGGACGTCGCGGCCACACAGTTCTTCCGCCTGGGGAGCGGCGTCGTCGGAGATGCGCCCACCGGCGCCGCCGATCCCACACTGCTGGCGAAGTGGTGGAAGTTCCTGCTCGCGGCCATGATCACCTACGGGCTGTTTCCC from the Candidatus Krumholzibacteriia bacterium genome contains:
- a CDS encoding DUF2868 domain-containing protein, with translation MQTWLALALQTRRDEVRDDADLRARDRAVARTLPDSGRGARARIEAWLEAVLTAEDRETIRRVDGGLRALRLLLSVIGLVAGMGTAAVVFYYDGSQPINVLPALAVFVVLPLLTLLAFLISALPPGILRRVPGSAGLQQSLLALGSAFAGALLRLLPQRVRDALTQAFGAGRAHQRLFGRVQKWLLLGALQRMAVAFHVGAILWFAARVFVTDLGFTWSATAEAVTPDRVHAFVQALAWPWHAWAPDAVPSLRDVAATQFFRLGSGVVGDAPTGAADPTLLAKWWKFLLAAMITYGLFPRVLASILSAWRLHAAAHWTIDHAPAARDALDRMTAPAVHTRAREDERTVPEREAPVDDGAADTHAAGHAVVVVWSAASDDRARLTAAISRRFEVEVDARLHAAGAGRSTDDDRRAIDEVAADVDADSLIVLVVKSWEPATMDALDFVRALRRRVGDGPRIVVAGLRLDGEGDEDVEQWRLRMKTLGDPWLRTVALDLESGANR
- a CDS encoding NAD-dependent epimerase/dehydratase family protein; the encoded protein is MTHERHVVFGCNGTVGRGLLEQIVAAGHDAVAVARSGMTDPPTGVTVERADAADRDRAAQVSRGADVIHVAIGIPYPQWAERFPPVLEGVLHAAKVSGARFVWTDNLYCYGPRDEPLREDMAPTHHGRKPALRARMVERMLEAHERGDTRVAIVRASDFIGPRAHQAMLGDPFFSRVLKGKAAQFLGDPDLPHTYTHVPDLVRAQMRIAADEDAFGRAWHVPNPPTRTTRAIMNDVFARIGREPKIQTMPGWMLRIAGLFDPTMRELHELLYQWKRPFVVDDSDFRSRYDLGATAWDEILDTTLDYFRRVEAAEGKR